DNA sequence from the Podospora pseudocomata strain CBS 415.72m chromosome 2 map unlocalized CBS415.72m_2.2, whole genome shotgun sequence genome:
CACGCTTCTAGCCTGGGTGAAACAAGCGGTTGGCTAATTGTGTCGTTTTCGCAATGCCGAAACATGCACGGAATCGACGAGAGAAGAACGGTGAGATGTGTACAGAGTAATGTACagagcaccttgatggcgatTGAAGGCTTTGAGAAACTTATAAAAGGACCAATGGCCCGGGAGCGGACTcgggagaggaagggaacAAAGATTCATGATCACAGCCGACTCGCTGTCTTGACTCGGGATATCTGAAGTTTTGAACTGGTTGAAAGCTTACCTCCTTATCACACCTTCTTATCATATCAATCTTATCAGTTGCCCGCCTACTTATACCTACGTTACTCAATCAAGATGGATTTCCCACGCCCCCTTTCCATTCATGCTCCCTTCCCCTATCcgacaaacaccaccaagaccacTCCCATCGTCACCATGGCCTCCATTCCCACACCTgcgccctctcctcccccatccaccaaggggacaaccaccaccaccaccaccaccaccaccaccacagcccaaGACACCCTCCAGCCATGGATCGAAACCCCCCTCATCTACTCGGCCCAAATGTCCCGCAACGCCGGGTGCAACATCTACCTCAAGCTAGAGAACGTCCAACCCTCTGGGTCGTTCAAGTCCCGGTATGtttctcccttcccccttaTCCCCCGCTTGCCTTGTTCATACCGCTAACCCTCCTCCCTAGCGGAATCGGCAACATGATGCTCGAAGCCTCCcaatccacccccccaacaacaaaaacccacttcctctgctcctccgGCGGCAACGCCGGCCTGGCCTGcgcaaccacctccctctccctccccaacagcaccgccaccatcgtcgtccccctctccacctcccccttcatgGTCCAAAAGCTCAAAGACGCCGGCGCCCAAGTCGTACAGAAAGGTCAGTCCTGGATCGAAGCCGACACTTTTCTCCGCGAGGAACTTCTCGCCAAGGACACCCCCGGTGTGGAGAATGTTTACGTCCCCCCGTTTGATCACCCTGCCATCTGGCGCGGGGCTTCTACCCTgattgatgaggtggttAGGCAGATGCCAGAAGGCCAAAAAATGGATGCGGTGGTTTGTAatgttggagggggcgggtTGGCGAACGGTGTCTGCGAGGGCGTTCACAAGCAtgggttggaggatggggtcaAGGTTGTGGCGCTTGAGACCGAGGGGGCGGATTCGTTGTTTCAGAGCACGCTCAAGGGGGAGTTGGTCACGCTGGAGGGGATTACGAGTTTGGCGACGAGCTTGGGCGCTAGGACGGTCAGTGAAAGGACGTGGGAGTGGTATCGGCAgatgaagggggggtttGTCTCGGGGGTCGTGACGGATAAGGAGGCTGCGGAGGCGTGTGTTAGGTTTTTAGATGAGGGACGGGTGATGGTTGAGTTGAGCTGTGGGGCGACGCTGGCGGGGGTGTATAAGGAtcaggggaggtggttgagagagcaggttgggaagggggtgtcggatgaggagtggaaggggaagaacgtggttgttgttgtttgtggggGGAGTAACGTGAGTTGGgagattttggaggggtaTAAGAAGACTTTTGGGTTTTGATTTGACACAAAATGACGGTAGTAAcgggtttgggatgggaaaaATTGActgggttttctttttggatcTGTTTTACGAGCAAAATAATATAACCGTTGAATTGAGAGTATCATGGCTTGTTTCTTTTGAGATATGAAGTGTGTGGAACTGGCGGTGCCTCACGCAGCCACTCGCTCACACATTCGTTGATCCCCACAAAAAACTGTTTCTGCCGCTCACTCACTTGATCACCTTCTCACACAAGCCCTCACAACACACCATCACCTATCACTTTtcaaccgccaaaatgaagCTAAATGAACACATAGGCAAGCTTTTCCCCTGCCCTCTCATTTTCTCACTATTAACACCCACTGCCCAAAGCAatctccacccccaccctcctcctcgtcccctACGAATCCCACCACGTCCCAACCTACCACCAATGGATGCAAGACCCGGTATATTTATCCCTCCCCAGATACGTCCCACTACATCCCCCATTCTTTATtaaccctctcccccgccccgcccCTGCCCTTTAGGAAATCCAACTCGCCACCGCCAGCGAACCTTTATCCCTAGAAGAAGAATACTCCAACCAACTCTCCTGGCGAACATCAACCGACAAACTCACCTTCATCATCTGCTCCCCCttggccccctccccttcccctcccaacacgATCCCTAATGACGCCgacaccccccccaaaatgcTCGGCGACGTCAACCTGTTTTTATACCCCTCCGAAGAAGAGTacacctcctcacccgcaCCAGCAATACCAAAAGAGGTGGTaggggaggtggacatcATGATCGCAGACGCGAAAAatagggggaaggggttgggggaaCGGGTGGTGCGGGCttttgttggttgggtttgggaacataggggggaggtgatgagggagtATGTTGGTgacaaggttgaggagggacaggaaggggtggaggtgccgaggttggggatgcTGATGGTtaagattggggaggggaatgagAGCAGTATAAAGCTGTTTAGGGATAAGCTTGGGTGGGTGCaggagggggcgagggattattttggggaggtgaagtTTGTGCTGAGGGATATCAAGGGGTGggtcgaggggggaggtcagggggggagggtggtgagatatcagaaggggggggacggggaggcttgagaggggtggtgagagagagggtcatggggttggggagaaaGTTTATGCTGGCAGCTGACTTTGTTTATACTTTTTGGCAACTggcaattttttttttggcgaTATTGAAGCATGGAGTTTTCCCAGCTTTTGATAGCCTGTAACATTTGAGATGGAACACCCAAGGACATCACACGCTTGTATGCTCAGATGTTGTCTGAAGACGTCAAAGTGAAACCCACACAGCGCTCATCAGAAACTCTTTTCTTATGCAACAATAACTACCGTAGCAATGGTTTGTGTGTCAAAAGCTTGTTATTTTCAAGAGTTTCCTTCGAGCATAAAAACTCCAACATCCCATGGTATCTTTTATCATACAAATATCATACATCCTCTCTCGCTCATGACTGCTCACCACTAGCCTCCGGTTTCCACCACTCGTCGACCTCTTTCCCTCTCTGTGCCTTCCTCTGCCGCTTCTTTGCTTcctttctctccttcttgacagtCCTTAGCTTCTCCTCGGCTGCTTGTAGGCCTTGGTATAACGCAGGGAATAGACTGTCTTCCCTTCCCTTGCCGGGGTTGGCTATTGGCACTCCGTAGCTAGTGTCTGAGAAGAGCTCGGTGTTTTTGAATGTCCTGTTTCCTGGCAACACCCCGAGCATGTCGAGGAGTTGGTCTGCTTTGGTAGGGAGGAAGGGCTGTAGGAGAATACCGCAAACCCGCAGGCTCTCTGCTGCGAGGCAGACCATTTCGTCGGCGAGATCATGATCTTCTTGGGTGGTGCTCTTTTTTAGCCTCCAGGGTTCTATTTCCGAGAGAAGGGCGTTGGCCTGGGGTTATCATGGTTAGAACAGGCTCTCagaaagggaaaagaaagagacaTACCTGAGTTGCGACCTCCATGATGGCCCGCAGAGCAGAGACAGGATCCAGATTCTCCATGTGCTTGTCCACAATCGCCGGGAGCGTCGCCAAGTTGTCCTCCGGGAACTctatcctccccctcggcGATCTCGAAATAATCTCCTTCAGATCCCAAAGCTTCGACCTCGTTATCCTCGACAACAAattccccacccctccctgcAAATACTTCTTGTGCTTCACCAGCAAGTTATCATTGTTATAATCCGCATCATTCCCAATCCCCCCCTCGAACATGAGGTAAAACCTCAACACATCCGCCCCGTGCACATTCATGACATACATCGGATTGACCACATTCCCCAAACTCTTACTCATCTTCGTCCTGTTCATCGTCCAGTGCGCGTGCGTGAGCACCTtcttcggcatcggcaattccaacgccaacaacaacgccggcCAATACACACAGTGAAACCTAGCAATATCCTTCCCAATGACATGCACATCCGCCggccacccacccacctccctccttcccggCTGCCAGTTCGGGAACCCCGCCGCAGTGATGTAATTAATCAAAGCATCCACCCAGACGTATATCGTCTGGCTCGCATCCCCcggcaccctcaccccccagcTCAACCTACTCGCCGGTCTCGAAATCGACAAATCCGTCAAATGATTCCTAACCCaatccaccacatcccccatcctcttcgccgGCACCACCCACTCCGGATTCTCCCTATAAAACCCCAGCAACCTCTCCCGTAAAGCCGTCATCCTGAAGTGGTaattcctctcctccacccactcAACCTTACTCCCGCTCTCGACACTGGCCATGAAAACCTCCCCCGTGAAAgcatccatcttcttctcgatcTGACTTTCTGGATAAAACGCCTCGTCACTAACGGAATACCATCCCTCGTGTTTACTCTCGTATATCAATCCCTTTTCTTGCAGCAAAAACCAGAAATGTTCCACCGCTTGGATGTGGTCGGTGTCGGTGGTGCGGATGAAGCGGTTGTACGATATCTGGGCTGTAGAGGCCAGCTCTTTGAACTGTTCGGCGGTTTCGTCGCAGAATTGCTTGGGGTGCATGTCTTTGTTGGAGGCCGCTTGCTGGATTTTCATGCCATGTTCGTCTGTTCCTGTGAGGAGGATTGCGGGACGGGAGTGGAGGACGGATTGGTAGCGTTTGAGGACGTCGGCGAGGGTCATGGAGTACATGTGGCCGATGTGGGGGGCGGCGTTGACGTagaagatgggggtggtgacatAGTAGGGTTTGGTGGGCAAGTCGGTGGTAGAGGAGAGTCGGGGGAGGGATGTGGTCAACCTtcgaggagaggaggaggaggagaggcaggaggtACATGTCCAGGTCTggcggcgggtggtgagTGACCATTTTGAGGTCGGTAGGCGCCGGAGGGAGGCGGCTTTTAGGAACtccatggtggtgatttgACCAATTGGTCCATTCCCCTGCGTCGTGGGATCGGTCGGGAGGGTGGAAGTCGGGGGcagctgtcgtcgtcgtcgaggtgAGCTTGGGGTTGCGATTGGGGAAATATTTCGATAAGAGCTTGCGATAAGAGGTACCGAGACGGAAGTaaacggggagggggttagggttggacATGAATGGCGTAATTTGCTGAGAGCTTCACTTTTTGCGACCCCGCGCTAATGCGGGGTTAAGCACAAACTTTTTGACTGCTCGAGCAGTCTAGCTTTCAAGTCCAGAACTGTCTTTCATGGTTCGTCCTTGAGTTCGTCTCACTTGATCAGATCCGCATATTTCAGATCTTGCTCCTCGGAATTGACATTTTCCTCATGGTGGCTATTCCCACCTCCATGTTTCATCAAATAACAAGGCTGGATGGCCGAGCGGTCTAAGGCGCTAGACTCAAGATCACAGTATCTTCTCTTCTATAGAAGGGTGTATTCTAGTCTCGAAAGAGGCGCGCGTTCGAATCGCGCTCCAGTCACTTACTTTTTCCACTTCTCTCCACTCGGCCTGGATAGGTTGAGAAATGGTGGCATGTTTTTGCCTTTTTACAGGATGCCCCCGCTGGTGTCCAGTCTGAAGCACTCGTATATGCCTTCATCCAAAAGAACAGTGTGTTGCGCAGGTTGTGCCTCGAACAAAGTGATCCAACAGTTGGCTGCAGTGTTGCTGGATTGTAGCAGTCAGGGGACATCCTGAAGGCTCCGCCTCATGCAAAGAGTCCCTCACAGACCAAGCCATGCAGCCTCGTCAATATCCAGGCATAACATTCCTGGAAAAGGGTCAGATTTTGGACAGCGTCGCGTAAGCTAAGAAATGGCACTTGGCGAATATTGTACTCGAGAGGCACCTGAATGGTCTGGCCCTTTTGGAGGTCGTTTCTTCTCCCGCCAACATGGATCTCGGGTCTGGTCGAAGGTAGTGTCATGCACGACGTTCCCACAGCCTCCTTTTGATAGGTGCTGGGTAACAGGTTGGTTTTGCGCAAACCTATGGGGTTTTCTGACATTGAGATCGGAGATATCGATACGATGATTTGTGATCCATGCATGACCAGAGTATAGGTAGGATGTATCGAATGAGGTTCTTAACATGTTGGGGGTGAGTCGTGGGCTTCATATTCATCTATCCTTTTGGGTATCTCGACTTTCTGCGAGCAGTATGCGAGGCTATGTAAGACTGTCTGAGGTATCCGTTACATTTCGGCCCGGAgtcgaccgaccgaccgacctgTCGTGGGATTCCGATGTGGCCAGGTTGCTATGCCATCAACGACCGCGCAGGTCAACATCTGCTGGTATCCATATGGGGAAAGCTCTTGGAGAAAATATAAAGTCCGTAGAGCCTCACGGAAAGCCTACACTATCAGCGACCTCCGCACCTGCACATTATGGTGGTTTGGCGTGGCTTCTGTCGCTGCCGATGTTTTCTGGAAGTGTAAGAGAACGATATGTGATTCCCAAAGAGGCTTAGTGTCGTAGGGCTTAGCTGGTCGTGGGACCCTCGTGAAAATGACCTGAGTTGATGAAGGCAAGACTTGGCGATTAATGAGCTCAATATCTTGCTAGGATCTAGGATAGACCAAAGTCCCAGAAAGATGAAGTTTGAGATGGTGCTGGAGCCATGGCTTCCCTGGAGTTGTTCTCTATCAAGGTGTTGGGGGCGGTTGACGAAGGAGGCCTGGTTTGGAGCGTTGAAACGACCGTCATGTTGGATGTGGCTGGAACATGGCAACCAGCCGATCCGTGGTGATTGGTCCTGTGAGATGACGGATGTGCAGTTGCATGCATCAGGCAAGCATCTCGATGCATAACCACGGCAGGAACACGATAGACAAAGTCGTGTAAGATCATTCGCTGAGCACACATGAGAGGATCGTGAGGCATCTTCTCATGATTCACCcatcgttgtcgttgtcgtcggtcGGGCCAGAACATGAGCGCGAGAAGCGCCAAGTGGGGTTACCATTATGTCAAGAGATCCCTAGGGGTCCGTGCAGGGGCACTGAGGGGCAGAGCCCAGAAGCTGTGCGGCGGAGGGGTGATGTGATGAACGATGTCATCTCGCAGAACATTCGAACGCCCCTTTCAACCGGCTGTCAGACAGTCTGATGTTGTCTTTCCCTCGACAGTGCCGCAGACACTTGTTTGTAGCCTCTTGGGCTTGATGGGCTCTGGGAAAGTCCACATCATCAGGCGCCTGTAAGGTAATGTAAACGCTTGTAAAACGGTGTCTGAGAACCAATAAATATCGTGATTCTGGCCTCCGGGTCCCCATTGCGCAGGCCGCCCCTGCCCAAATCCATCTCCCTTACTGGCGGCCACACGCTGCAACCAAGGAATACTGCAGCTGGACTGCAGCACctaccaaccaccaccagaggCCCCCCACTTGGTCTTTGCCGTAGCTGTTTGTTTCTCTTCCGCTATTTCCTCCCTGTCCCGATTCTCGATAGCTTCTACTCTTGTCTACTTGCTCATAGCTTGCCCAAAcacaccccaacctcacTTTGTCCAGCTTGAGTCTGTCAAGCGCCCCTTGTACACGCACGaccaaacccaccactccATCTACCCCGCCTTACGATGCATTTACACTAGGGTCAAGCCCAAACCACCCCGCTGGACCATAGCACCGATACACTCTGAACAAAACGCAAGCATGGGCGATAGGAACATCGAAACTCTCCTCAAGACTGGGTCATGGACCATCCCTTCGCGCTCAAGAAGCCCGCATCCGTATGTATATCATGAGACCTTGGAAGCTCATGTCTCTAACGAGAGCAGTGACCGTCGTCCCTATGAAGACGATCGGCCGTCGAGGTCCAACAACTATTCATCATCTGGAGATTACAGCGATAGGCCGACCAGAGAGTACAGCGATAGACCAGCCAAGCCTTACCACGATGAACCGCCCAAAACATACAACGATGGTCCAACTCGATCATACAACGATATCCCCGCGAGATACCGAGAGACACCGTCTTACTACAGCGATGTACGACCGCAATCAAATATCAGCGTCCCCAAGAGCAAACGAGCACCCCGCCCACTTGTCGAAGAGGAGCATGAGTCACTAGCGAAGGAGTCAGCAGAGTCTCTGGCCGGCGTAGTGTCTGAGGAGGAACCCCCATACCGCGGTGAAGTTGATCAACAGCCTCTCTTGCTCCCGGTTCACGAGCACAACCCCGAGAGACGATTTGTGATTATTCCTGGAGCCGGGGAAGATGGGTCCgcagccgaggatgagcACTATGAGGCCAACACTTGTCGGAAATATGTGATCGTTCCACCAAACGAAGAGGgaaaggacaagaaggaaagCAAAGATGACAAGGGCGACAGGAAACCTGCCGAGCTACCCAGACGAAAGAGCCACCAAGATCTGCCCCGTCTGGATACTCACCTCGACGAGCGTGATCAGGATCCGACCGCTCGAGTTCGCCGGTCAGACAGTAGACATGATAGGGAGAAACCGGTTATTGACCAGGACTCTCGGGACCGCCCCAGCGCCCGAGACGAACGAAGCGCGAGAGCCGGGCCACCACGGGACGATGAGCTCCTGACGCCTGCCGTCAAGTATTCCAACAGTGCAAGGCGGGACCGGGAATATCGGGCTTATGACACTGGAAAAAGCCCAGCATCTGCCCGAAGTCCCTCTACCAGAGGTGACCGGGTCGATCCGAGAACTACATCTGGCAACCGAGGATCATCAACTCGACTAGATCCTGGTTATCCCCCTAGCGCCGGAGGTCATAAGAGAGCATCCTCCACTGTCAGCGGACCCCCCCGTGATGACCGAACTCGAGACAGGCCGCGGTCGATGGTCTACCCTATTGGAAATTTCGAAGGCTTTGATGACGGCGGTGCTGATGACATCATGTCGTTCATGGCGCCCGGCATCAACTTTGATCCATCACGGAAGAAACCCGAGACCTCACCCCAAAGAGGGCCTCAAAGTTCTCaacatcgcaaccaccgTGCCGGGGAAGGCATGCCAATCCCTCAAGCTTATGTTGCACGCCATGGCCGTTCCAACACTCGCGAGAGGAATGACTATTCTAGTGATGATAACCACCGTGGACGTCGGCAACCCCGGGGAGAACGGCCATATCCAACGCATCCGTCGATGGAGCCGGAGTATCCTCCAGAGATGGTTTCACCTGAGCAAGCCAGAGCACCGAAGCCAAGGACCGGCTCGCCCTTGCCTTTCCCCACTGATGATTCACCAGACCCTAGTCCGCAACACGCAACTTTCCCAAGACACACCCGAGGCAGGTCGGATTACCGCTCAaactcgccctcgccgcctaGACGGAGAGGTACGGGGCATGGCCGAGATGCCAGCATGAGCACCTCTTCCCAGCCCGGATCGATGGCAGGCTCTCTTGGAAGGACCAACGGGTTGGACAGCAGAAGACCGCAGGCCAAGAACCCAGCAATCGGCATTCTGCGACAAGAATCGTCTCTTGATCCCAAATCACCAGTGATGTATTGGCAAAATGGCCGTTTTGATCCTCTTGATGAGACTTCCAGCCCGGCCGCCCAGGTCATTTCCGTTCGCCGGTATCTGGAGGACGCAGGCAAAGGGTTACTTCCTCAGTTACCAACCTGCCACTTCCAGAACCCCACCTCGCCGTACAAAGCATCCGAAGCCGGGCAGTGGATGACGCTCCAACGCGCAGAGAACTTTATCATCTGTCCCGACTGCTACAAAGATGTCTTTGCCAATTCTACATACCAACATCTGTTCTTCCCTGCCCCGCCACCCCAGCAGCCTGTATCGTGCGACTTTGGTAGTCAGTTCTGGTACCGTATCGCCTTTATCCTCTCGTTGAAACACAACCATACGGACCTTCGCCTGTTGCAAGCTGCCTCCCTGGTCGCTGCTCGGCATCAGCCCTGCGCTGGAGGTGTACGAGCCACGAGAATCTGGTACGGCATTCTGTCGCCCAACTCGCGACATCCGCGCCCCATCCCGGGGTTCGAAGTCTGCTCTTCGTGCGCCAAAACCTGCGAGGCCTTGCTGCCCAACTTGGCGGGGGTGTTTGTCCCATTGGATAACAATGAGCCGATGAAGGGCACATGTGAAATGCATTACTCCCCCGATAGAAAACGGTTCATGGATCTGTGGGACCatctggagggggtgagcgATCAGGctgtcatgatgatgatggcgccggacttggtgctgttggcgGACAAGGTACGGGATACGGTTCACTATGAGGAGTGCAAGAGGAACACGCCGTTGAGAAATAAGAAATGGTTCATGATGGAGAGACTGCCGGAGATGACGGTTTGTGGGGAGTGTttttgggaggtggtggtgccgttgcTGGAACAGGACAGAcaggatggaggggatgtgaagggggagatcCCGAGGAACTTTTACAAGCACATgcagagggtggaggggctggcGAGTTGTCAGTTGTATAgtgagaggatgaggaatgTGTTTAGGCTGGCGGCGGAGCGTGCGGATTGGAGGtttttggagaaggaggtgttggagaggatgagggcgatTGTGGAGATTGAAAAGAGGTACAAGGtgttgatggagatgaagagggagggggcggatgaggagatggtggagggggaggtgcagGAGTTGATTAGGAAGTTGAAGGTTGTAGAGTAGAGGAATGGTTTCTTTGTGAATATTTTGTTCGAAGACATAGAGGAGGCAAGATACCAGATATGTTTACGTTTGAGAGATAGTTTACAGAGTTAGGAGAAAGACAGAAGAGAGACCACCCCTAACGCCGCCAATGCTTTTCATCGATGGTGAAGTGATGGCGGTTGATGCTGATTTAGGaagtttgatgatgatgaaagtGAGGACGGTGCTGCCGGCTGCCTGCCAGCCGAGTTGCCAGCTGGGCTCAGGTGGACCCCCGCCACCCTTTCGGCCTAGCGCAGATTAGGGCCAGTGGGTTGTGCACTGGCGACCCCACGGGCACACGCTCTGCGAAATATTGCAAAATTTCAATTGGAGCTGCAGCTTGGTCCCGACTTTTTCGAACTTCAACAACCAGCCCACCGACCAGGTAAGCAAACGCCCTTCCTCCTGTCCAGCCCGACGAGAAATTGCGGAAGCTCTCCCAAAATCAACATCCAACTGATTCGAACCCAAAAACTAACAGCCTCTTTCGACACTTGTCCCAGCACCGGACAAGATGGCCTCCAGACCGACTGTCACCGTTCTCGGCGCCGATGGCAAGGCCACCGGCGCCACTGAGGTCCTTCCCAAGGTCTTCAGCGCCCCTATCCGCCCGGATATCGTCAAGCACGTCCACACCGGCATGGCCAAGAACAAGAGACAGCCCTACTCCGTCTCCGAGAAGGCTGGTCACCAGACCTCTGCCGAGTCTTGGGGCACTGGTGAGTCGAATTCTTTATGGGTTGTGGGAATCGGGGGAGCacgggagagagagggggaaggaaaTATGGGGTTGGGCGGTCGATGGAGACGAGGAAACGAGGAACACCATGCGAGACGAAAacgagaggggggggggagtgagggggAATATCGTCAAAAAGTTGGGTGTGGAATGCTGATTGAGGATGAAATCTAGGTCGCGCTGTCGCCCGTATCCCCCGTGTCTCCGGCGGTGGTACTCACCGTGCCGGTCAGGCCGCCTTCGGTAACATGTGCCGTTCCGGCCGCATGTTCGCCCCTACCAAGATCTGGCGCAAGTGGCACGTCAAGGTCAACCAGGGCCAGAAGTATGTGATATCGAAATTCCGGGGAGATATGGGACGTTGGGTTTCTAACAGATTTTGACAGGCGTTTCGCTACCGCTTCCGCTCTTGCTGCCTCTGCCGTCGCTCCTCTCCTGATGGCCCGTGGCCACCAGGTCTCTACCGTTCCCGAGGTTCCCCTCGTCATCGACTCCGCCGCTTTCGGTGTTGCCTCCAAGACTGCCGCTGCCGTCGGTCTCCTCAAGGCTGTCGGTGCCGGTcccgagctcgagaaggtcaaggctTCCAAGAAGCTCCGTGCCGGTAAGGGTAAGCTCAGaggccgccgccaccgccagcgccgTGGTCCTCTTGTCGTCTACTCTCCCAGCACCGACGGCAAGGAGCTCGTCCAGGGCTTCCGCAACATCCCCGGTGTCGAGACCAGCCCCGTCGatgccctcaacctcctccagctcgcccCCGGTGGCCACCTCGGCCGCTTCGTCATCTGGACTtccgccgccatcaaggagcTTGATGCCGTCTACGAGTCCAAGAAgggcttcttcctcccctccaacgtTGTCGCCAACGCCGACCTTACCCGTCTCATCAACTCTTCCGAAATCCAGTCAGTCCTCCGCGCCCCCAAGGGTGAGGCCAAGACCAAGCGTGGCCACGTCCTCAAGAAGAACCCTCTGCGCAACAAGCAGGTTCAGCTCCGCCTTAACCCCTATGCCGCCACCTTTGCCAGGGAGAAGCTCggcgaggtcaaggaggagggcaagcctGTTCGCGTCAAGGCTGACTTCCTCGGTCAACTCAAGGAGTAAGCTGCTGGTGGAGtggaaaagggaaaagagCGACTGGTTGTGGGTACTTTTATCGGCGTAACGGATAATGGCATCTACGCGTCACATCAATGAATTCTGATACCAGATTTTGGCCAGGTGGCTGTTGTGATTGGTGACGTGTGA
Encoded proteins:
- the RPL4B gene encoding 60S ribosomal protein L4B (BUSCO:EOG0926354S; EggNog:ENOG503NUB4; COG:J) is translated as MASRPTVTVLGADGKATGATEVLPKVFSAPIRPDIVKHVHTGMAKNKRQPYSVSEKAGHQTSAESWGTGRAVARIPRVSGGGTHRAGQAAFGNMCRSGRMFAPTKIWRKWHVKVNQGQKRFATASALAASAVAPLLMARGHQVSTVPEVPLVIDSAAFGVASKTAAAVGLLKAVGAGPELEKVKASKKLRAGKGKLRGRRHRQRRGPLVVYSPSTDGKELVQGFRNIPGVETSPVDALNLLQLAPGGHLGRFVIWTSAAIKELDAVYESKKGFFLPSNVVANADLTRLINSSEIQSVLRAPKGEAKTKRGHVLKKNPLRNKQVQLRLNPYAATFAREKLGEVKEEGKPVRVKADFLGQLKE
- the CHA1 gene encoding catabolic L-serine/threonine dehydratase (COG:E; EggNog:ENOG503NZW4), with amino-acid sequence MDFPRPLSIHAPFPYPTNTTKTTPIVTMASIPTPAPSPPPSTKGTTTTTTTTTTTTAQDTLQPWIETPLIYSAQMSRNAGCNIYLKLENVQPSGSFKSRGIGNMMLEASQSTPPTTKTHFLCSSGGNAGLACATTSLSLPNSTATIVVPLSTSPFMVQKLKDAGAQVVQKGQSWIEADTFLREELLAKDTPGVENVYVPPFDHPAIWRGASTLIDEVVRQMPEGQKMDAVVCNVGGGGLANGVCEGVHKHGLEDGVKVVALETEGADSLFQSTLKGELVTLEGITSLATSLGARTVSERTWEWYRQMKGGFVSGVVTDKEAAEACVRFLDEGRVMVELSCGATLAGVYKDQGRWLREQVGKGVSDEEWKGKNVVVVVCGGSNVSWEILEGYKKTFGF
- a CDS encoding uncharacterized protein (EggNog:ENOG503P0MA), whose amino-acid sequence is MGDRNIETLLKTGSWTIPSRSRSPHPYVYHETLEAHVSNESSDRRPYEDDRPSRSNNYSSSGDYSDRPTREYSDRPAKPYHDEPPKTYNDGPTRSYNDIPARYRETPSYYSDVRPQSNISVPKSKRAPRPLVEEEHESLAKESAESLAGVVSEEEPPYRGEVDQQPLLLPVHEHNPERRFVIIPGAGEDGSAAEDEHYEANTCRKYVIVPPNEEGKDKKESKDDKGDRKPAELPRRKSHQDLPRLDTHLDERDQDPTARVRRSDSRHDREKPVIDQDSRDRPSARDERSARAGPPRDDELLTPAVKYSNSARRDREYRAYDTGKSPASARSPSTRGDRVDPRTTSGNRGSSTRLDPGYPPSAGGHKRASSTVSGPPRDDRTRDRPRSMVYPIGNFEGFDDGGADDIMSFMAPGINFDPSRKKPETSPQRGPQSSQHRNHRAGEGMPIPQAYVARHGRSNTRERNDYSSDDNHRGRRQPRGERPYPTHPSMEPEYPPEMVSPEQARAPKPRTGSPLPFPTDDSPDPSPQHATFPRHTRGRSDYRSNSPSPPRRRGTGHGRDASMSTSSQPGSMAGSLGRTNGLDSRRPQAKNPAIGILRQESSLDPKSPVMYWQNGRFDPLDETSSPAAQVISVRRYLEDAGKGLLPQLPTCHFQNPTSPYKASEAGQWMTLQRAENFIICPDCYKDVFANSTYQHLFFPAPPPQQPVSCDFGSQFWYRIAFILSLKHNHTDLRLLQAASLVAARHQPCAGGVRATRIWYGILSPNSRHPRPIPGFEVCSSCAKTCEALLPNLAGVFVPLDNNEPMKGTCEMHYSPDRKRFMDLWDHLEGVSDQAVMMMMAPDLVLLADKVRDTVHYEECKRNTPLRNKKWFMMERLPEMTVCGECFWEVVVPLLEQDRQDGGDVKGEIPRNFYKHMQRVEGLASCQLYSERMRNVFRLAAERADWRFLEKEVLERMRAIVEIEKRYKVLMEMKREGADEEMVEGEVQELIRKLKVVE
- the MSM1 gene encoding methionyl-tRNA synthetase (COG:J; BUSCO:EOG09263NXM; EggNog:ENOG503NWSF), which codes for MEFLKAASLRRLPTSKWSLTTRRQTWTCTSCLSSSSSPRRLTTSLPRLSSTTDLPTKPYYVTTPIFYVNAAPHIGHMYSMTLADVLKRYQSVLHSRPAILLTGTDEHGMKIQQAASNKDMHPKQFCDETAEQFKELASTAQISYNRFIRTTDTDHIQAVEHFWFLLQEKGLIYESKHEGWYSVSDEAFYPESQIEKKMDAFTGEVFMASVESGSKVEWVEERNYHFRMTALRERLLGFYRENPEWVVPAKRMGDVVDWVRNHLTDLSISRPASRLSWGVRVPGDASQTIYVWVDALINYITAAGFPNWQPGRREVGGWPADVHVIGKDIARFHCVYWPALLLALELPMPKKVLTHAHWTMNRTKMSKSLGNVVNPMYVMNVHGADVLRFYLMFEGGIGNDADYNNDNLLVKHKKYLQGGVGNLLSRITRSKLWDLKEIISRSPRGRIEFPEDNLATLPAIVDKHMENLDPVSALRAIMEVATQANALLSEIEPWRLKKSTTQEDHDLADEMVCLAAESLRVCGILLQPFLPTKADQLLDMLGVLPGNRTFKNTELFSDTSYGVPIANPGKGREDSLFPALYQGLQAAEEKLRTVKKERKEAKKRQRKAQRGKEVDEWWKPEASGEQS
- a CDS encoding uncharacterized protein (COG:G; EggNog:ENOG503P3Q7) yields the protein MKLNEHIAISTPTLLLVPYESHHVPTYHQWMQDPEIQLATASEPLSLEEEYSNQLSWRTSTDKLTFIICSPLAPSPSPPNTIPNDADTPPKMLGDVNLFLYPSEEEYTSSPAPAIPKEVVGEVDIMIADAKNRGKGLGERVVRAFVGWVWEHRGEVMREYVGDKVEEGQEGVEVPRLGMLMVKIGEGNESSIKLFRDKLGWVQEGARDYFGEEGGGRGGLRGVVRERVMGLGRKFMLAADFVYTFWQLAIFFLAILKHGVFPAFDSL